The Deltaproteobacteria bacterium DNA window GCGAGTGCCGGTTTCAAAAAGGGAAATTTGAGCGGGATATCGAGAGCCTCGATGTCTTCAAGCTCTTTCAGGGCGCTGTCGGTCACCTCTTCATTTTCCTCCGGGGAAATAGCGCAGGTGGAATAGACAAGAAGGCCCCCCGGCTTGAGTAAGGCAATGGCAGAGCGCAGGAGTCTTTTTTGCCGGGCCGCCATTTTTTTGATGAGATCGACCGACCAGTGGTCGAAGCCTTTTGGGTCCTTGACGCAAAAAGTCCCTTCGGAAGAACAGGGGGCGTCGAGGAGAATGCGGTCGAACGCTGGTGTATGCGGGTCCTGCCGCCTGCGGGTTTCCCGCTCGTCCTCGGCGTCGCTGTGGCTTTCTCGGTGTGGAACGTCGTGACGGTTTGTCTCATACGCCACATCGCCGCCTGCGGCGCGATCGGGGGGGTCCCCACCGAACGCCACTGGTTCGAGTGAGGTGGGGGCGGAAAGTTGCATGGGCTCCCAAGCCGCTTCATCCGCCACTGGCGGCGCGGCTTGGGAACCCTTCCCTCCGGCGTCACCCGCTACGCAATTAAGATCAATATTTTCTCCTCTCATCCTCACCGCCCGCACAATCTCCACCCCCTGCCTCTTCAAATTATAAATCAGCTTCTCGTACCGGATCGGATGCGGCTCAATCGCTGTAATTTCTCCCTTATTTTGCATCATCGCCGCCATCTGGCATGTCTTTCCGCCGGGGGCGGCGCAGAGGTCGAGCACCCGCTCACCCGGCTGGGGATTCAGCATCAGCGCCGGAATCTGGCTTGAAAGGCTCTGCAGATAAATCCATCCTTCCCGGTACGGTTTCGACTCGCGCAGTTTTTTGAGGCTCCCTTTTTTAAGCAAACAGGCATCGGGAAAATTTTTAATCGGCTCGCAGACAAGACCTGCCTGTTCGAGTTCGCGGATGACCGATGAGGCATCGGACTTCAGCCGGTTGATCCGAAAAACGGTCGGATTGAAATCGAGAAACCCCCGATGAACCTCGGAAATCA harbors:
- a CDS encoding RsmB/NOP family class I SAM-dependent RNA methyltransferase, producing MPAVLSKFPSAFLERIDRIVPPALISEVHRGFLDFNPTVFRINRLKSDASSVIRELEQAGLVCEPIKNFPDACLLKKGSLKKLRESKPYREGWIYLQSLSSQIPALMLNPQPGERVLDLCAAPGGKTCQMAAMMQNKGEITAIEPHPIRYEKLIYNLKRQGVEIVRAVRMRGENIDLNCVAGDAGGKGSQAAPPVADEAAWEPMQLSAPTSLEPVAFGGDPPDRAAGGDVAYETNRHDVPHRESHSDAEDERETRRRQDPHTPAFDRILLDAPCSSEGTFCVKDPKGFDHWSVDLIKKMAARQKRLLRSAIALLKPGGLLVYSTCAISPEENEEVTDSALKELEDIEALDIPLKFPFLKPALAGWEGKAFHRGVARARRIYPSPMMEGFFACFMRKR